The following proteins come from a genomic window of Panicum hallii strain FIL2 chromosome 8, PHallii_v3.1, whole genome shotgun sequence:
- the LOC112901877 gene encoding E3 ubiquitin-protein ligase CHFR isoform X1: protein MDAGECSTSQPPRPSSAPGSSPASASAAWAKLVPTDPAYPEVEVAEDDAVVCSLVAPAAGGEEVAWCEIRRNGGDASSATIRNLSSDAIIVDGTIVKQEAVDIKPGSEIVSGPQKEGHLVYTFEITPSKDQDKNNVKIVLDIENAKCSICLNLWHDVVTVAPCLHNFCNGCFSEWLRRSSSKSRDKSQSAACPQCRTAVQSVGRNHFLHNIEEAILQAFSSLQRSDEEIALLESYASVKSNIVLGKQENQSRKRPFSRSSDEINNADLPCPQCRTEFGGFRCSPGAAHLQCNGCGGMMPARSNVNIPQKCLGCDKAFCGSYWCSQGVNSSHCNLICSQETFKMISQRHISRLPVTVHGGNPYEKDITEKCIEQSGKTLQAVISEWISKFDNMEIDRSRLQLNNVDAITSTTYICNHCYNKFIDFLLYWYRVSMPRNLLPPDAVDRESCWYGFMCRTQHHRPDHAKKLNHVCRPTRGNP from the exons ATGGACGCCGGCGAGTGCTCCACCTCCCAGCCCCCGCGTCCCTCCTCCGCCCCCGGGTCGTCcccggcctccgcctccgcggccTGGGCCAAGCTAG TGCCCACCGATCCCGCCTACccggaggtggaggtggccgaGGACGACGCCGTGGTCTGCTCCCTGGtcgcgcccgccgccggcggggaggaggttGCGTGGTGCGAGATCAGGCGCAATGGCGGGGACGCGTCGTCCGCCACGATCCGGAACCTCAG CTCGGATGCAATTATTGTTGATGGGACAATTGTGAAACAAGAAGCTGTTGATATTAAACCTGGGAGTGAGATTGTCTCTGGACCCCAGAAAGAAG GTCATTTAGTGTATACCTTTGAAATTACACCTTCAAAGGACCAGGACAAAAATAATGTGAAG ATTGTGCTAGATATCGAGAATGCAAAGTGCAGCATATGCTTGAATTTGTGGCATGATGTTGTTACTGTTGCTCCCTGCCTCCATAACTTCTG CAATGGATGTTTCTCAGAGTggttaagaaggtcttcatctaAATCGCGTGATAAAAGCCAGAGCGCTGCATGCCCCCAATGTAGGACGGCAGTTCAATCAGTTGGAAGGAATCACTTCCTGCATAATATTGAAGAG GCTATATTACAAGCTTTTTCATCGCTACAGAGGTCTGATGAGGAGATTGCATTGCTAGAGTCATATGCTTCAGTAAAATCTAATATT GTTTTGGGGAAACAGGAAAATCAATCAAGAAAACGACCTTTTTCACGTTCAAGTGATGAAATCAACAATGCAGATCTGCCATGTCCTCAATGCC GTACCGAATTTGGTGGATTTAGATGCAGTCCAGGAGCTGCGCACTTGCAATGCAATGGATGTGGAGGGATGATGCCAGCCAGATCTAACGTCAATATACCACAAAAAT GTTTGGGGTGTGATAAAGCATTTTGTGGGTCTTATTGGTGTTCACAAGGAGTGAATTCAAGCCATTGTAATCTAATCTGCAGCCAGGAAACTTTCAAGATG ATCTCTCAGCGCCATATCTCCAGACTTCCTGTCACAGTTCATGGGGGTAACCCATATGAAAAAGAT ATCACAGAAAAATGCATAGAACAGTCAGGCAAAACATTGCAAGCTGTAATCTCTGAGTGGATATCAAAATTTGACAACATGGAAATTG ATCGCTCAAGGTTGCAATTGAATAATGTGGATGCAATTACGTCCACGACATATATTTGCAA CCATTGCTACAACAAGTTCATTGATTTCCTGCTGTACTGGTACCGTGTTTCAATGCCCCGAAAT
- the LOC112872453 gene encoding probable alkaline/neutral invertase F: MKRVSSHVSLASEAEINLDLSRLIIDKPRFALERKRSFDEQSWSELSHRQNDGFDSVLQSPAFPSGGFDSPFSMGTHFGGGPHPLVNEAWEALRKSVVYFRGQPVGTIAALDHASEEVLNYDQVFVRDFVPSALAFLMNNETDIVKNFLLKTLHLQSSEKMVDRFKLGAGAMPASFKVDRNKNRNTETLVADFGESAIGRVAPVDSGFWWIILLRAYTKYTGDVSLAESPDCQKCMRLILNLCLSEGFDTFPTLLCTDGCSMIDRRMGIYGYPIEIQALFYMALRCALQMLKPEGEGKEFIEKIGQRLHALTYHMRNYFWLDFHQLNNIYRYKTEEYSHTAVNKFNVIPDSIPDWVFDFMPCRGGYFLGNVSPAMMDFRWFALGNCIAIVSSLATPEQSVAIMDLIEERWDELVGEMPLKICYPAIENHEWRIITGCDPKNTRWSYHNGGSWPVLLWLLTAACIKTGRPQMAKRAIELAESRLLKDGWPEYYDGKLGRFVGKQARKFQTWSIAGYLVARMMLEDPSTLMMISMEEDRPVKPTMRRSASWNA, from the exons ATGAAGCGCGTGTCGTCGCACGTCTCGCTGGCCTCGGAGGCGGAGATCAACCTGGACCTGTCGCGGCTGATCATCGACAAGCCGCGGTTCGCGCTGGAGCGGAAGCGGTCCTTCGACGAGCAGTCGTGGAGCGAGCTCTCCCACCGCCAGAACGACGGCTTCGACAGCGTGCTGCAGTCGCCCGCCTTCCCCTCGGGGGGCTTCGACTCGCCCTTCTCCATGGGCACGCATTTCGGCGGCGGCCCGCACCCGCTCGTCAACGAGGCCTGGGAGGCGCTCAGGAAGTCGGTCGTCTACTTCCGCGGACAGCCGGTCGGGACGATTGCCGCCTTGGATCATGCGTCCGAGGAAGTGCTCAATTATGATCAG GTTTTCGTGAGGGATTTCGTTCCCAGTGCATTGGCTTTTCTAATGAACAATGAGACGGATATAGTGAAGAATTTTCTCTTGAAAACTCTTCACCTTCAGAGCTCAGAAAAAATGGTAGATCGGTTCAAGCTTGGTGCAGGAGCGATGCCTGCAAGTTTCAAGGTGGACCGGAATAAAAACAGAAACACTGAAACCTTAGTTGCTGATTTTGGTGAGAGTGCAATCGGTAGGGTGGCACCAGTTGACTCAGGATTTTGGTGGATTATTCTCCTCCGGGCATATACAAAGTACACTGGAGATGTTAGTTTGGCAGAATCACCTGACTGCCAGAAGTGCATGAGGTTGATATTGAATCTCTGCTTATCTGAAGGATTTGATACATTCCCAACTCTGCTTTGCACGGATGGCTGCTCAATGATTGATCGTCGAATG GGTATATATGGTTATCCAATTGAGATCCAAGCTCTATTTTATATGGCATTAAGATGTGCTCTCCAAATGCTCAAGCCAGAGGGTGAAGGGAAGGAATTCATAGAGAAGATAGGACAACGGCTACATGCATTAACCTACCACATGAGGAATTATTTCTGGCTAGATTTTCACCAGCTGAATAACATATACAGATACAAAACAGAAGAGTATTCCCACACTGCTGTGAACAAGTTTAATGTCATACCGGATTCAATCCCTGATTGGGTGTTTGATTTCATGCCATGCCGAGGAGGCTACTTTCTTGGCAACGTCAGCCCTGCTATGATGGACTTTAGgtggtttgcccttggaaattGCATTGCAATTGTATCATCTCTAGCTACTCCAGAACAATCAGTTGCTATAATGGATCTGATCGAGGAGCGGTGGGATGAGCTAGTTGGTGAGATGCCTCTGAAGATATGCTATCCTGCTATCGAGAATCATGAGTGGAGAATTATCACTGGATGTGACCCCAAGAACACCCGGTGGAGTTACCACAATGGAGGATCATGGCCAG TTCTTCTGTGGCTGCTGACAGCTGCCTGCATCAAGACTGGTCGGCCACAGATGGCAAAACGTGCTATAGAGCTTGCTGAGTCAAGGCTGCTCAAGGATGGCTGGCCCGAGTACTATGATGGCAAGCTGGGAAGATTCGTTGGTAAGCAGGCCAGGAAGTTCCAAACCTGGTCCATTGCCGGTTACCTTGTCGCCCGCATGATGCTGGAGGACCCATCGACGCTCATGATGATCTCCATGGAGGAGGACCGACCTGTGAAGCCAACAATGCGGCGGTCAGCATCATGGAATGCCTGA
- the LOC112902352 gene encoding coatomer subunit beta-1-like, with product MEKPCTLMVHFDKGSPAMANEIKAELESGDGPAKADAMRRAISLLLNGESLPHLFITVVRYVQSCDDHAVQKLLLLYLETVDKRDAATGKVLPEMILICQNLRNNLQSPNEYIRGVTLRFLCRLTEPELLEPLVPSILANLEHRHQFVRRHALSAVSAIYRLPQGDQLIPDAPELVERALASEQDAAARRNAFLMLLASAQDRAVSYLLANADRVAEWPDLLQMAAVDLIRKVCRSKGRTDKGRYIKIIISLLSAPSSAVVYECAGALVSLSSAPTAVRAAANTYCQLLSSQSDNNVKLIILDRLHELRTSHREVMVDVVMDVLRALSSPNVDVRKKVLDLVLDLLTPRNVEEVVLYLKKEVVKTQAAEVEKGGEYRQMLVQAIHSCAKKYPEVAASVVHLLMDFLGDPNVAAAHDVVLFVREIIETNPKLRVSIIQRLIDTFYQIRASRVCICALWILAEYSLSLSEVESAISTIKQCVGDLPFYTVSEEGETTDSAKPSQPVANSVTVSSRRPAVLADGTYATQSAATETAISAPAAALGSLASTQNLRSLILSGDFFLAAAVACNLTKLVLRLEEVQPSKVEANKAYTGALLIMVSILQLGESSYLPHPIDNDSHDRIVLCVRFLCNPGDDARKVWLQSCRQSFVNMLAEKQFRETEEMKAKAQISHAQPDDLIDFYHLKSRKGMSQLELEDAVQDDLKAATGQFTKDADDTNKLNRILQLTGFSDPVYAEAFVTVHHYDIVLDVTVINRTKETLQNLCLELATMGDLKLVDRPQNYTLAPESSKQIRANIKVSSTETGVIFGNIVYETSNVMERSVVVLNDIHIDIMDYISPATCADVAFRNMWAEFEWENKVAVNTVIQDEKEFLDHIIKSANMKCLTPPSALDGECGFLAANLYAKSVFGEDALVNISIEKQADGKLSGYIRIRSKTQGIALSLGDKITLKQKGGSS from the exons ATGGAGAAGCCGTGCACCCTCATGGTGCACTTCGACAAGGGCTCGCCGGCGATGGCGAACGAGATCAAGGCGGAGCTCGAGTCCGGCGACGGCCCCGCCAAGGCCGACGCCATGCGCCGCGCCATCTCGCTCCTCCTCAACGGCGAGTCCCTCCCGCACCTCTTCATCACCGTCGTCCGCTACGTCCAGTCCTGCGACGACCACGCCGTCCAGAAGCTCCTCCTCCTCTACCTCGAGACCGTCGACAAGCGCGACGCCGCCACGGGGAAGGTCCTCCCGGAGATGATCCTCATCTGCCAGAACCTCCGCAACAACCTCCAGAGCCCCAACGAGTACATCCGCGGAGTCACGCTGCGCTTCCTCTGCCGCCTCACCGAGCCCGAGCTGCTCGAGCCGCTCGTCCCCTCCATCCTCGCCAACCTCGAGCACCGCCACCAATTCGTGCGCCGCCACGCGCTCTCCGCGGTCTCCGCCATCTACCGGCTCCCGCAGGGGGACCAGCTCATCCCCGACGCGCCGGAGCTCGTCGAGCGCGCGCTCGCCTCCGAGCAGGACGCCGCCGCGCGCAGGAACGCGTTCCTCATGCTCCTCGCCAGCGCGCAGGACCGCGCCGTCTCGTACCTCCTCGCCAACGCCGACCGCGTCGCGGAGTGGCCCGATCTGCTGCAGATGGCCGCCGTCGACCTCATCCGCAAGGTCTGCCGCTCCAAGGGCCGCACCGACAAGGGGAGGTATATCAAGATCATCATCTCCCTCCTCTCGGCGCCCAGCTCCGCGGTCGTGTACGAGTGCGCGGGGGCGCTCGTGTCCCTCTCTTCCGCGCCCACCGCCGTGCGTGCCGCCGCCAACACATACTGCCAGCTGCTCTCCTCGCAGAGCGACAACAATGTGAAGCTCATCATCCTGGACCGTCTGCACGAGCTGCGCACCTCGCATAGGGAGGTGATGGTGGATGTGGTCATGGATGTGCTGCGTGCACTGAGCAGCCCCAATGTGGATGTCAGGAAGAAGGTGCTCGATTTAGTGCTGGATCTGCTCACCCCACGGAATgtggaggaggtggtgctcTACCTCAAGAAGGAGGTGGTTAAGACGCAGGCTGCTGAGGTCGAGAAGGGTGGTGAATACCGCCAGATGCTGGTGCAGGCCATTCATTCCTGTGCCAAGAAGTACCCGGAGGTGGCTGCGTCAGTTGTGCATCTGCTCATGGACTTCCTTGGGGACCCAAATGTTGCTGCAGCGCATGATGTTGTTCTGTTTGTGCGTGAGATCATAGAGACCAACCCCAAGCTCCGTGTGTCCATTATCCAGAGGCTAATTGACACATTCTATCAGATTCGGGCATCCCGTGTCTGCATTTGTGCTCTCTGGATCCTTGCAGAGTACTCTCTGTCGCTGTCTGAGGTTGAGAGTGCCATTTCCACTATCAAGCAATGTGTTGGGGATCTCCCGTTCTACACTGTCTCTGAGGAAGGGGAGACAACTGATTCCGCCAAGCCATCCCAGCCAGTGGCGAACTCTGTCACTGTGTCTTCAAGGAGGCCTGCTGTTCTTGCAGATGGTACTTATGCCACACAGAGTGCTGCCACGGAGACTGCTATTTCAGCTCCAGCAGCGGCTCTTGGGTCATTGGCTTCCACCCAGAATCTCAGATCTCTCATTCTGTCTGGTGATTTCTTTTTGGCTGCTGCTGTTGCCTGTAATCTGACCAAGCTTGTGTTGAGGCTGGAGGAGGTTCAGCCATCAAAGGTTGAAGCAAACAAGGCTTATACTGGAGCCTTGTTGATCATGGTGTCCATTCTGCAGTTGGGAGAGTCATCTTACCTCCCACACCCTATTGACAATGACTCACATGATAGGATTGTTCTCTGTGTGAGGTTTCTTTGTAATCCTGGTGATGATGCTAGGAAGGTTTGGTTGCAGTCATGCCGCCAGAGCTTTGTCAACATGCTTGCTGAGAAGCAATTTAGGGAGACTGAGGAGATGAAGGCTAAGGCTCAGATATCTCATGCCCAACCAGATGATCTTATTGATTTCTATCACCTAAAGAGCAGGAAG GGAATGAGTCAACTTGAGTTGGAAGATGCAGTCCAAGATGATTTGAAGGCTGCAACTGGTCAATTTACTAAGGATGCAGATGATACCAACAAACTGAACCGGATTCTTCAATTGACCGGATTCAGCGATCCTGTCTATGCTGAAGCATTTGTAACTGTTCATCATTATGATATTGTACTTGATGTTACAGTCATAAACCGTACAAAAGAAACACTCCAGAACTTGTGCTTGGAGTTAGCAACAATGGGCGACCTAAAACTTGTTGACCGCCCCCAGAACTACACATTAGCTCCAGAGTCAAGCAAGCAAATTCGAGCCAATATCAAGGTTTCATCAACAGAGACTGGAGTTATATTCGGTAACATAGTTTATGAAACTTCAAATGTGATGGAACGATCAGTGGTGGTCCTAAATGATATTCACATTGATATCATGGATTACATCTCACCTGCTACATGTGCTGATGTTGCTTTCCGGAACATGTGGGCAGAATTTGAGTGGGAAAATAAG GTGGCGGTGAATACTGTGATTCAGGATGAAAAAGAGTTCTTAGATCATATTATCAAGTCAGCAAACATGAAGTGTCTAACACCACC ATCTGCACTTGATGGAGAATGTGGGTTCCTTGCTGCAAACCTTTACGCCAAGAGTGTGTTTGGTGAGGACGCTCTGGTGAACATCAGCATTGAGAAGCAGGCCGATGGCAAGTTGAGCGGCTACATCAGAATTAGGAGCAAGACCCAAGGAATAGCGCTCAGCTTAGGAGACAAGATTACCCTAAAACAAAAGGGTGGCAGCAGCTAG
- the LOC112901877 gene encoding E3 ubiquitin-protein ligase CHFR isoform X2 → MDAGECSTSQPPRPSSAPGSSPASASAAWAKLVPTDPAYPEVEVAEDDAVVCSLVAPAAGGEEVAWCEIRRNGGDASSATIRNLSSDAIIVDGTIVKQEAVDIKPGSEIVSGPQKEGHLVYTFEITPSKDQDKNNVKIVLDIENAKCSICLNLWHDVVTVAPCLHNFCNGCFSEWLRRSSSKSRDKSQSAACPQCRTAVQSVGRNHFLHNIEEAILQAFSSLQRSDEEIALLESYASVKSNIVLGKQENQSRKRPFSRSSDEINNADLPCPQCRTEFGGFRCSPGAAHLQCNGCGGMMPARSNVNIPQKCLGCDKAFCGSYWCSQGVNSSHCNLICSQETFKMISQRHISRLPVTVHGGNPYEKDITEKCIEQSGKTLQAVISEWISKFDNMEIDRSRLQLNNVDAITSTTYICNFFHLMLSTGRAAGTVSCAAPSTIGLTTRRS, encoded by the exons ATGGACGCCGGCGAGTGCTCCACCTCCCAGCCCCCGCGTCCCTCCTCCGCCCCCGGGTCGTCcccggcctccgcctccgcggccTGGGCCAAGCTAG TGCCCACCGATCCCGCCTACccggaggtggaggtggccgaGGACGACGCCGTGGTCTGCTCCCTGGtcgcgcccgccgccggcggggaggaggttGCGTGGTGCGAGATCAGGCGCAATGGCGGGGACGCGTCGTCCGCCACGATCCGGAACCTCAG CTCGGATGCAATTATTGTTGATGGGACAATTGTGAAACAAGAAGCTGTTGATATTAAACCTGGGAGTGAGATTGTCTCTGGACCCCAGAAAGAAG GTCATTTAGTGTATACCTTTGAAATTACACCTTCAAAGGACCAGGACAAAAATAATGTGAAG ATTGTGCTAGATATCGAGAATGCAAAGTGCAGCATATGCTTGAATTTGTGGCATGATGTTGTTACTGTTGCTCCCTGCCTCCATAACTTCTG CAATGGATGTTTCTCAGAGTggttaagaaggtcttcatctaAATCGCGTGATAAAAGCCAGAGCGCTGCATGCCCCCAATGTAGGACGGCAGTTCAATCAGTTGGAAGGAATCACTTCCTGCATAATATTGAAGAG GCTATATTACAAGCTTTTTCATCGCTACAGAGGTCTGATGAGGAGATTGCATTGCTAGAGTCATATGCTTCAGTAAAATCTAATATT GTTTTGGGGAAACAGGAAAATCAATCAAGAAAACGACCTTTTTCACGTTCAAGTGATGAAATCAACAATGCAGATCTGCCATGTCCTCAATGCC GTACCGAATTTGGTGGATTTAGATGCAGTCCAGGAGCTGCGCACTTGCAATGCAATGGATGTGGAGGGATGATGCCAGCCAGATCTAACGTCAATATACCACAAAAAT GTTTGGGGTGTGATAAAGCATTTTGTGGGTCTTATTGGTGTTCACAAGGAGTGAATTCAAGCCATTGTAATCTAATCTGCAGCCAGGAAACTTTCAAGATG ATCTCTCAGCGCCATATCTCCAGACTTCCTGTCACAGTTCATGGGGGTAACCCATATGAAAAAGAT ATCACAGAAAAATGCATAGAACAGTCAGGCAAAACATTGCAAGCTGTAATCTCTGAGTGGATATCAAAATTTGACAACATGGAAATTG ATCGCTCAAGGTTGCAATTGAATAATGTGGATGCAATTACGTCCACGACATATATTTGCAA